From a single Solenopsis invicta isolate M01_SB chromosome 4, UNIL_Sinv_3.0, whole genome shotgun sequence genomic region:
- the LOC105195691 gene encoding von Hippel-Lindau tumor suppressor homolog produces MDENRQRELRILKSLSSQHESFVKFINTTPHTVTLYWMDYQGQAINYGDLSSGDFREINTFQTHPWIFVNKVTGVRYLVNQCDVFFPAPWFRAYRGINPDAFHELPQRIERTNVYIVLPMFTLQQLSMRVIKNCLTYDSQAFLLDIPRSLQYEISTMLPRKPGPSWSCSLLNNIV; encoded by the exons ATGGATGAGAATCGACAGCGGGAACTTCGGATACTCAAGTCGCTCAGCAGTCAGCACGAATCCTtcgtcaaatttattaatacgaCACCTCACACTGTTACTTTATACTGGATGGATTATCAGGGGCAGGCGATTAATTACGGCGATCTGTCATCTGGCGACTTCAGAGAAATAAACACGTTTCAAACGCATCCGTGGATTTTCGTCAATAAAGTAACGGGCGTCAG gTACTTGGTGAACCAATGCGACGTTTTCTTCCCTGCGCCGTGGTTCCGCGCGTACCGTGGGATCAATCCGGACGCGTTTCACGAACTGCCACAAAGAATCGAGAGGACCAACGTGTACATCGTGCTACCGATGTTCACTCTGCAACAATTGTCAATGAGGGTCATCAAAAACTGTCTCACGTACGACTCGCAGGCTTTCCTCCTCGACATTCCACGGAGCCTCCAGTATGAGATCTCTACAATGCTGCCGAGGAAGCCTGGACCTTCGTGGTCATGCTCTCTCCTAAATAATATAGTgtga